In Arthrobacter sp. SLBN-112, a genomic segment contains:
- the rph gene encoding ribonuclease PH yields MTSEATAVPIVRADGRAPDQLRPISITRGWSNQAEGSALIEFGNTRVLCTASLTAGVPRWLKGEGRGWVTAEYAMLPRATNTRSDRESVKGKIGGRTHEISRLIGRSLRSIIDTKALGENTIVLDCDVLQADGGTRTAAITGAYVALADAIRFARDTKLIAKNAQPLVDTIAAVSVGIIDGVPMLDLPYVEDVRAETDMNVVVTGSGKFVEVQGTAEGAPFDREELNQLLDLALLGTAQLAAIQRETLADTL; encoded by the coding sequence ATGACATCTGAAGCAACTGCAGTGCCCATTGTGCGCGCCGACGGCCGTGCCCCCGACCAGCTCCGGCCCATCAGCATCACCCGCGGATGGTCCAACCAGGCTGAGGGATCGGCGCTGATCGAGTTCGGCAACACCCGGGTGCTGTGCACGGCCTCCCTGACTGCCGGCGTCCCGCGCTGGCTCAAGGGCGAGGGCCGCGGCTGGGTCACCGCCGAGTACGCCATGCTGCCCCGCGCCACCAACACGCGCTCGGACCGGGAATCGGTCAAGGGCAAGATCGGCGGCCGCACGCACGAGATCTCGCGCCTGATCGGGCGTTCGCTGCGCTCCATCATCGACACCAAGGCGCTGGGCGAAAACACCATCGTGCTGGACTGTGACGTCCTCCAGGCCGACGGCGGGACACGCACCGCGGCGATCACCGGCGCCTACGTGGCTCTGGCCGACGCCATCCGGTTCGCCCGCGACACCAAGCTCATCGCCAAAAACGCCCAGCCCCTTGTGGACACCATCGCGGCCGTCTCCGTGGGCATCATCGACGGCGTTCCCATGCTGGACCTGCCCTACGTCGAGGACGTGCGGGCCGAGACGGATATGAACGTTGTGGTCACCGGCTCCGGCAAGTTCGTCGAGGTGCAGGGCACTGCCGAGGGCGCCCCGTTCGACCGGGAGGAGCTGAACCAGCTTCTCGACCTTGCCCTGCTGGGCACCGCCCAGCTCGCTGCCATCCAGCGGGAGACCCTGGCGGACACCCTGTGA
- a CDS encoding MBL fold metallo-hydrolase, which produces MKLTIVGCTGSFPGPGSPASCYLLTATDGDRTWKVVMDLGSGALGAIQRYTDLEDIDAIFLTHLHPDHCMDLCGLHVAIRWKPGGWGRGRIPVWGPAATANRMATAYGLDPDPGMHEEFDFSNWTEREAVTVGPFTVTPFAVNHPIEEAYALRVEVVEPGKDGVPVTRTLTYSGDTDSCAGLEEAAKDADLFLCEAAFEEGRDDGIKDVHLTGKRAGETAALAGARRLLLTHIPVWTSPTTVMAEARPVFPGDVAVAVAGVHYTI; this is translated from the coding sequence GTGAAGCTGACCATTGTGGGGTGTACGGGCTCGTTCCCCGGGCCCGGCTCCCCGGCGTCGTGCTACCTGCTGACCGCCACCGATGGCGACCGCACGTGGAAGGTGGTGATGGACCTCGGCAGCGGTGCGCTGGGCGCCATCCAGCGCTACACCGACCTGGAGGACATCGACGCGATTTTCCTCACCCACCTGCACCCGGACCACTGCATGGACCTGTGCGGCCTGCACGTCGCCATCCGCTGGAAACCCGGTGGCTGGGGCCGCGGCCGCATCCCGGTCTGGGGCCCGGCCGCGACGGCCAACCGGATGGCCACCGCCTACGGACTGGACCCGGACCCCGGCATGCACGAGGAATTCGACTTCAGCAACTGGACCGAACGCGAAGCCGTGACCGTTGGGCCGTTTACGGTCACGCCCTTCGCCGTCAACCACCCCATCGAGGAGGCCTACGCCCTGCGGGTGGAGGTGGTGGAACCCGGCAAGGACGGCGTCCCCGTAACCCGGACCCTGACGTATTCCGGTGACACCGATTCCTGCGCCGGGCTTGAGGAAGCCGCCAAGGACGCAGACCTGTTCCTGTGCGAGGCAGCCTTCGAGGAAGGCCGCGACGACGGCATCAAGGACGTCCACCTGACCGGAAAACGGGCGGGGGAGACCGCGGCGCTCGCGGGGGCGCGCCGGCTCCTGCTGACCCACATTCCGGTCTGGACGTCCCCCACCACCGTCATGGCCGAGGCACGTCCGGTGTTTCCCGGCGACGTGGCCGTGGCCGTTGCCGGTGTCCACTACACCATCTAG
- a CDS encoding aquaporin: MSTPVPARDALQPGGTDSARRGLLPRLAAEAFGSLFLAVAGLGVPLFSIPQSSPVPAALAAGLAITAAMLAFGHISGGHFNPAITLGHLLAGRIRAGAAAAYAAAQVVGALGGALALFGILRTLPSIPDSRTAFDTVSAGFGEHSIIQAPLAAVVLLELLGAAIIVAIFLGAAGRDNGLRGSAGGDGNSRTVAAVAVGLSFAALLQVGQSVGNLPFNPARALASAVFSSGSALGQLWVFLVAPLAGAAIAGLVFRISDTADSTEGTAVAGAAAHDQDAASAEATGGAGPDAGDSSVPAGDDDGGEASGAEPHLPAARTAAPDKQARNVNEAQEFFEGKRS; this comes from the coding sequence ATGAGCACCCCTGTCCCAGCCCGCGACGCACTGCAGCCCGGCGGCACGGATTCCGCCCGTCGCGGCCTGCTGCCCCGCCTCGCAGCAGAGGCTTTTGGCAGCCTCTTCCTGGCGGTTGCCGGGCTGGGCGTACCGCTGTTCAGCATTCCGCAGTCCAGCCCGGTGCCTGCCGCCCTGGCTGCCGGCCTCGCCATCACGGCCGCCATGCTCGCCTTCGGACATATTTCCGGTGGCCACTTCAACCCGGCAATCACCCTGGGCCACCTCCTCGCCGGACGGATCCGGGCGGGAGCGGCAGCAGCGTACGCCGCCGCACAGGTCGTGGGAGCCTTGGGGGGTGCCCTTGCCCTGTTCGGCATCCTGCGCACCCTGCCCAGCATTCCCGACAGCCGGACCGCCTTCGATACGGTGTCCGCCGGCTTCGGCGAACACTCCATCATCCAGGCGCCCCTCGCCGCAGTGGTGCTCCTGGAACTGCTGGGAGCCGCGATCATCGTGGCCATCTTCCTGGGCGCCGCCGGCCGCGACAACGGCCTGCGGGGCAGCGCCGGCGGGGACGGCAACAGCCGGACGGTGGCGGCCGTTGCCGTGGGCCTGTCCTTCGCAGCCTTGCTCCAGGTGGGCCAGTCTGTCGGCAACCTGCCGTTCAACCCCGCTCGGGCCCTCGCCTCGGCCGTCTTCAGCTCCGGCTCGGCCCTGGGACAGCTGTGGGTCTTCCTCGTGGCTCCGCTGGCCGGCGCGGCCATCGCGGGGCTGGTGTTCCGGATTTCAGACACGGCTGACTCCACGGAGGGCACTGCAGTGGCGGGCGCCGCTGCGCACGACCAAGACGCCGCAAGCGCGGAAGCTACCGGGGGCGCCGGCCCGGATGCCGGGGATTCGTCAGTTCCGGCCGGGGACGACGACGGCGGCGAGGCTTCGGGGGCGGAGCCGCACCTCCCCGCGGCCCGCACCGCCGCACCGGACAAGCAGGCGCGCAACGTCAATGAGGCCCAGGAGTTTTTCGAGGGCAAGCGATCCTGA
- the rdgB gene encoding RdgB/HAM1 family non-canonical purine NTP pyrophosphatase yields the protein MSTPSPRLVLATHNKGKLRELRELLRGQVPGLDVDTQVVDAAAAGAPDVVETGVTFAENSLLKARAVAGATGLVAIADDSGLAVDVMGGAPGIFSARWAGRHGDDAANLELLLNQLSDVPDEHRGAAFVCAAALAVPAGTAGPGREVVEYGQLEGVLLREPRGAGGFGYDPVLQPAGGNRSCAELSAEEKNAISHRGKAFRALLPSIVAALEAAG from the coding sequence GTGAGCACACCCTCACCAAGGCTCGTGCTCGCCACGCACAACAAAGGGAAACTGCGCGAACTCCGTGAACTGCTGCGCGGGCAGGTGCCCGGGCTCGACGTCGACACCCAGGTGGTGGACGCGGCGGCGGCGGGTGCGCCGGACGTCGTCGAAACCGGCGTGACCTTCGCCGAGAACTCGCTGCTGAAGGCGCGGGCGGTGGCCGGGGCAACCGGCCTGGTGGCCATTGCCGACGACTCCGGGCTTGCCGTGGACGTCATGGGCGGGGCGCCGGGCATCTTCTCCGCCCGGTGGGCGGGACGGCACGGCGACGACGCCGCCAACCTGGAACTGCTGCTGAACCAGCTTTCGGACGTTCCCGACGAGCATCGCGGCGCAGCGTTTGTCTGCGCGGCAGCCCTGGCGGTCCCCGCCGGCACGGCCGGCCCGGGCCGCGAGGTAGTGGAGTACGGCCAGCTGGAGGGCGTCCTCCTGCGCGAACCCCGGGGCGCCGGCGGCTTCGGCTACGATCCTGTGCTGCAGCCGGCCGGCGGGAACCGCAGCTGCGCCGAGCTGTCCGCCGAGGAAAAGAACGCCATCAGCCACCGCGGCAAGGCATTCCGCGCCCTGCTTCCCTCCATCGTGGCAGCCTTGGAAGCGGCAGGCTGA
- a CDS encoding exonuclease domain-containing protein, giving the protein MGLDFTAIDFETANGFRGSPCSVGLTKVRGGKIVAEASWLMRPPAGFDHFDHHNVRIHGITPADVAVQPRFGELFPEIGAFIGEDVLAAHNAAFDLGVIRSALEVSGLPGPAYDYVCTVMLSRRCYSLVSNSLPFAAEEAGVPLVNHHDAAEDARACAGILIDIAARNGVNSIAELYLSLGLAMPRQQAFDPATGELSKPSLAAMSGASGNGAALVRRFQSGWPEEGLNPEPNIDAEPGHPLYGQTVVFTGQLSIGRPDAKLRSAHHGARTESRVTGRTTVLVVGDGFVASDLRSGRLTGKARRVLELHERGQAIEVLSEGEFLQMVGSADVSFAPAVIA; this is encoded by the coding sequence GTGGGTTTGGACTTTACGGCGATCGACTTCGAAACAGCCAACGGCTTCCGGGGCTCTCCGTGCTCCGTGGGCCTGACGAAGGTAAGGGGCGGGAAGATTGTCGCGGAGGCCTCCTGGCTGATGCGGCCGCCGGCCGGCTTCGACCACTTTGACCACCACAATGTGCGGATCCACGGAATCACCCCTGCCGACGTGGCGGTGCAGCCGCGTTTCGGTGAGCTGTTCCCGGAAATCGGGGCCTTCATCGGCGAGGACGTGCTGGCCGCGCACAACGCCGCCTTCGACCTTGGGGTGATCCGCTCGGCGCTGGAAGTCTCAGGGCTTCCCGGTCCGGCCTACGACTACGTCTGCACGGTCATGTTGTCGCGCCGCTGCTACTCCCTGGTCTCAAACTCGCTGCCTTTTGCCGCGGAGGAAGCCGGCGTGCCTTTGGTGAACCACCACGACGCCGCAGAGGATGCCCGCGCCTGCGCCGGCATCCTCATCGATATCGCCGCGCGAAACGGTGTAAACAGCATCGCCGAACTGTATCTCTCCCTGGGCCTGGCCATGCCGCGCCAGCAGGCCTTCGATCCTGCCACCGGTGAACTGTCGAAGCCCAGCCTGGCGGCGATGTCCGGCGCTTCCGGCAACGGCGCGGCGCTGGTACGGCGGTTCCAGTCCGGCTGGCCTGAGGAGGGGCTGAATCCTGAACCAAACATCGACGCCGAGCCCGGCCATCCGTTGTATGGCCAGACGGTCGTTTTCACCGGACAGCTTTCCATCGGCCGCCCGGATGCCAAGCTCCGCTCGGCCCACCACGGTGCCCGCACTGAAAGCCGGGTGACCGGCCGCACCACCGTCCTGGTGGTGGGGGACGGCTTCGTGGCCTCGGACCTGCGCTCGGGGCGGCTCACCGGAAAGGCGCGGCGCGTCCTGGAACTCCATGAGCGCGGACAGGCCATCGAGGTGTTGTCCGAGGGCGAGTTCCTGCAGATGGTGGGCAGTGCGGACGTCTCGTTCGCGCCGGCCGTCATCGCCTGA
- a CDS encoding ADP-ribosylglycohydrolase family protein, whose product MSIDHGTPTPTPKSRIHGSLLGGALGDALGYAVEFDSIDEIRRRFGARGLTGFEDLSGPCHFSDDTQLTLYTVDGLVEALEWANSGVGADVNACVWLAYLRWLATQGADAGPSAPAPQPRWIDGNEVLRQRRHPEQDCISGLATGEMGTSVRPVNPDSKGAGTVMRSTPFGLIPHISPEAAYKLSSDAASLTHGHPAARQSSGVFSLLIHRLVAGEDLREAAAAVIAHAGTMPHVAPELPERLEAALRLADKAVVPPEELVQALGDGWFAEEAFALALYAVLATLPADGAPVLPEQHFRDAVAVAVNHSGGSDTAGSLAGNILGAWYGEDCLPAPWLAALEGPEVIRGMADQLVGVTTGEG is encoded by the coding sequence ATGAGCATTGATCACGGCACTCCCACACCCACTCCCAAGTCCCGGATCCATGGCTCCCTGCTGGGCGGCGCGCTGGGAGATGCGCTGGGCTACGCCGTGGAGTTCGATTCCATCGACGAGATCCGCCGGCGTTTCGGCGCACGCGGCCTGACAGGCTTTGAAGACCTCTCCGGCCCCTGCCACTTCTCCGACGACACACAATTGACCCTGTACACCGTGGATGGCCTGGTGGAGGCGCTGGAGTGGGCCAACTCCGGTGTGGGCGCGGACGTCAACGCGTGCGTATGGCTGGCCTACCTGCGCTGGCTGGCCACCCAGGGTGCGGATGCCGGGCCGTCCGCACCAGCGCCCCAGCCCCGCTGGATCGACGGCAATGAGGTGCTGCGGCAGCGGCGGCATCCGGAGCAGGACTGCATCAGCGGCCTGGCCACCGGTGAGATGGGAACCTCGGTGCGGCCCGTCAACCCGGACTCGAAAGGTGCCGGTACGGTGATGCGCTCGACGCCGTTCGGGCTGATCCCGCACATCTCGCCCGAGGCCGCCTACAAGTTGAGTTCCGATGCCGCGTCACTGACGCACGGCCACCCGGCGGCACGCCAAAGCTCTGGTGTCTTCAGCCTCCTGATCCACCGGCTGGTCGCCGGAGAGGACCTGCGGGAAGCCGCCGCCGCCGTCATCGCCCACGCGGGCACCATGCCGCACGTGGCACCGGAGCTGCCCGAGCGGCTTGAGGCGGCCCTGCGGCTGGCAGACAAGGCGGTTGTTCCGCCCGAGGAGCTGGTCCAGGCGCTCGGCGACGGCTGGTTCGCGGAGGAGGCATTCGCCCTGGCGCTCTACGCCGTTCTCGCCACGCTTCCGGCAGACGGCGCACCTGTGCTGCCGGAACAGCATTTCCGGGACGCCGTCGCCGTGGCGGTGAACCACAGCGGCGGCAGCGACACCGCCGGATCCCTGGCCGGCAACATCCTGGGCGCCTGGTACGGGGAGGACTGCCTGCCCGCCCCGTGGCTGGCTGCCCTGGAAGGCCCGGAGGTGATCCGCGGGATGGCGGATCAGCTGGTGGGGGTCACGACCGGCGAAGGCTGA
- a CDS encoding VTT domain-containing protein, which yields MASFLPDWLNPQVFLADPALAPWVVLLVCGIIFAETGLLVGFFLPGDSMLFTAGLLVATDTIKFNIWLLALLIVVSAIIGNQAGYLIGSKAGPAIFNKPDSKLFKRENVESAHAFFEKHGGKALILARFVPIIRTFVPVIVGVAQMSRRKFFVYNVIGAVLWGGGVTLLGFLLGDTVPWVRDNLDIIFIAIVLVSVVPIGIELLRGMSAKRQAQAYGTDAVDEYIEEHEPEQEQKTPRKLPGGRQE from the coding sequence ATGGCCTCCTTCCTGCCCGACTGGCTGAACCCCCAGGTCTTCCTTGCCGATCCGGCGCTCGCCCCATGGGTGGTCCTGCTGGTGTGCGGCATCATCTTCGCGGAGACCGGCCTGCTGGTGGGATTCTTCCTTCCGGGTGACTCCATGCTGTTCACTGCAGGCCTGCTGGTGGCCACCGACACCATCAAGTTCAACATCTGGCTCCTGGCCCTGCTGATCGTGGTCTCCGCCATCATCGGCAACCAAGCGGGCTACCTGATCGGTTCCAAAGCGGGCCCCGCCATCTTCAACAAGCCCGACTCCAAACTGTTCAAACGCGAGAACGTCGAAAGCGCACACGCCTTCTTTGAGAAGCACGGCGGCAAGGCGCTCATCCTGGCTCGTTTCGTTCCCATCATCCGGACGTTTGTCCCCGTGATCGTCGGCGTGGCGCAGATGAGCAGGCGCAAGTTCTTCGTTTACAACGTCATCGGGGCGGTGCTCTGGGGCGGCGGGGTGACCCTGCTCGGTTTCCTGCTGGGCGACACCGTTCCGTGGGTCCGGGACAACCTGGACATCATCTTCATCGCCATCGTGCTGGTCTCGGTGGTGCCCATCGGCATCGAACTCCTGCGCGGCATGTCCGCGAAGCGCCAGGCCCAGGCCTACGGCACCGACGCCGTCGACGAATACATCGAAGAGCACGAACCGGAGCAGGAGCAGAAGACTCCGCGCAAACTCCCCGGCGGCCGGCAGGAGTAG
- a CDS encoding DUF4395 domain-containing protein translates to MSSLFAFPNPVNEYAARTTAALVVLLAVVTALTGSVWGLVAIAVGFWLRLLFGPRISPLAVLSVKVITPRLGKVKLVPGPPKRFAQGIGAAVSTAALLLFASGMGPGAWLLLGILVVAASLEAFAGFCLGCTIFGFLQRRGVIPEDVCEACNNISLRRS, encoded by the coding sequence ATGAGCTCCTTGTTCGCGTTCCCCAACCCCGTCAACGAGTACGCGGCCCGCACCACCGCAGCCCTGGTGGTCCTGCTCGCGGTGGTCACCGCCCTGACAGGTTCCGTGTGGGGGCTGGTGGCCATCGCCGTCGGGTTCTGGCTCCGGCTGCTCTTCGGCCCGCGGATCTCACCGTTGGCGGTCCTCTCCGTGAAGGTCATCACCCCGCGGCTGGGAAAGGTGAAGCTCGTTCCCGGGCCGCCAAAGCGCTTTGCCCAGGGCATCGGCGCCGCCGTGTCCACCGCCGCCCTGCTGCTGTTCGCGTCCGGCATGGGCCCGGGAGCATGGCTGCTGCTGGGGATCCTGGTGGTGGCGGCATCGCTTGAAGCCTTCGCCGGTTTCTGCCTGGGCTGCACGATTTTCGGGTTCCTGCAGCGCCGCGGAGTGATTCCCGAGGACGTCTGCGAGGCGTGCAACAACATCAGCCTTCGCCGGTCGTGA
- a CDS encoding exonuclease SbcCD subunit D, which produces MRLLHTSDWHLGRSFHGVGMLDAQRAFIDQLVATVEREGIDVVLIAGDVYDRALPGVDVVHLLDDALVRLTSAGAKVVLTSGNHDSAIRLGFASRLLERGGVHLRTKVAELDHPLLLPLGTDAAGHEAVLAVYGIPWLEPRLVADQLGVETASHFEVTRAATGLIRADIARRTGAATVHSVVLAHTFASGGISSDSERDLSIGGVGAVPLDLFDGFTYTALGHLHGRQELSDRVRYSGSPLAYSFSESTHRKGAWLVDLGPDGVTSVKDVAWEAPRTLAVLRGTLGELLEEPGHAWAETAYCQVTLTDAQRPVRAMERLRARFPDTLVLAFDPQGGNDAAQASYSSRLADAPDDLAVCCGFLEHVRGRSADQDEQAALAAALENVRLLEASR; this is translated from the coding sequence ATGCGGTTACTTCATACCTCGGACTGGCACCTGGGCCGTTCCTTCCACGGCGTGGGCATGCTGGACGCCCAGCGGGCCTTCATCGACCAGCTGGTGGCAACGGTGGAGCGGGAGGGCATTGATGTCGTGCTGATCGCCGGCGATGTCTACGACCGGGCACTGCCCGGGGTGGACGTCGTCCACCTGCTCGATGACGCCCTGGTCAGGCTTACCTCCGCCGGAGCCAAGGTGGTCCTCACCAGCGGCAACCACGACTCCGCGATCCGGCTGGGTTTCGCCTCCCGGTTGCTGGAACGCGGGGGAGTGCACCTGCGCACCAAGGTGGCCGAGCTCGACCATCCGCTGCTGCTGCCGCTTGGAACGGACGCCGCCGGGCATGAAGCGGTCCTGGCCGTGTACGGCATTCCCTGGCTTGAACCCCGTCTCGTGGCCGACCAGCTGGGCGTGGAGACGGCAAGCCACTTCGAGGTGACCCGGGCGGCCACCGGCCTTATCCGGGCCGACATCGCACGGCGCACAGGCGCCGCCACCGTCCATTCAGTGGTCCTGGCCCACACCTTCGCCAGCGGCGGCATCAGCTCGGACAGCGAGCGGGACCTCAGCATCGGCGGCGTGGGTGCCGTTCCCCTGGACCTGTTCGACGGATTTACCTACACCGCACTCGGCCACCTCCACGGACGGCAGGAGCTGTCCGACCGCGTGCGCTATTCGGGATCCCCGCTGGCCTATTCCTTCTCCGAATCCACGCACCGGAAAGGTGCCTGGCTCGTGGACCTGGGGCCGGACGGAGTCACGTCGGTGAAGGACGTCGCGTGGGAGGCCCCGCGAACCCTTGCCGTGCTGCGCGGCACCCTGGGCGAGCTCCTGGAAGAGCCCGGGCACGCCTGGGCTGAAACCGCCTACTGCCAGGTCACCCTCACCGATGCCCAGCGTCCCGTGCGGGCCATGGAGCGGCTCCGCGCACGGTTCCCTGACACCCTGGTCCTGGCGTTCGATCCCCAGGGCGGCAATGACGCGGCCCAGGCCAGCTACAGCAGCAGGCTTGCAGACGCCCCGGACGACCTCGCCGTCTGCTGCGGCTTCCTGGAACACGTGCGTGGACGCAGCGCGGACCAGGATGAGCAAGCCGCGCTCGCCGCCGCGTTGGAGAACGTCCGGCTGCTGGAGGCCTCGCGGTGA